A single region of the Borrelia hermsii DAH genome encodes:
- a CDS encoding nucleoside triphosphate pyrophosphohydrolase family protein, protein MELNEYQIKAKQTAKYKNKKEELILTTLGLAGETGEVVEKIKKLGRDKEYVLDDEYLLAIKKELGDVLWYISNLSNNLGITLEDVAITNLEKLKKRHENGTINGEGDER, encoded by the coding sequence ATGGAATTAAACGAATATCAAATAAAGGCTAAACAAACTGCTAAATATAAAAATAAAAAGGAAGAACTAATCTTAACAACGCTTGGGCTTGCTGGAGAGACAGGTGAGGTTGTAGAAAAAATAAAAAAATTGGGTCGTGACAAGGAATACGTACTTGACGATGAATATTTATTGGCAATTAAGAAAGAACTTGGCGATGTCTTATGGTACATTTCAAATTTAAGTAATAATCTTGGAATAACACTTGAAGATGTTGCTATCACAAATCTAGAAAAATTAAAAAAAAGACATGAAAATGGCACAATTAATGGCGAGGGTGATGAAAGATAA
- a CDS encoding DUF368 domain-containing protein: protein MISVYIKGLLIGIASIIPGVSGGTLALILGIYYKIIHSSANLIKLKRVKESIIFLGILSLGILTSATILAKIFKNYILDGATRETYLNALFIGLTTGSILTLKKEINIKRNKYKITKYFLFLIGLLSILFFLMLKTYDISSNISEYQDKTSIKYYLLIASSGIIGGCAMILPGVSGSLILLSLGTYKEIVNIISQLNITLCTIFGISTIMGIGITILIIKKTIDKHLVKFLYLSIGLILGSIIQMIFVITKLNVHPTLMLNLSLSTLFITGIYINKLLEDRFSNFKTLNTENRT, encoded by the coding sequence ATGATAAGCGTTTATATAAAAGGTTTATTAATTGGTATTGCAAGCATAATACCAGGGGTATCAGGGGGGACGCTAGCCCTAATACTAGGAATTTACTACAAAATAATACATTCATCTGCGAATCTAATAAAACTGAAAAGGGTAAAAGAAAGCATAATTTTTCTTGGAATACTATCACTTGGTATATTAACTTCAGCCACAATACTTGCAAAAATATTTAAAAATTATATCTTAGATGGAGCAACAAGAGAAACGTACTTAAATGCACTTTTTATAGGATTAACCACAGGAAGCATACTAACATTAAAAAAAGAAATAAATATAAAAAGAAATAAATATAAAATTACAAAATATTTTTTGTTTTTAATTGGATTGCTCAGTATACTATTTTTCTTAATGCTAAAAACTTACGACATATCATCAAACATATCAGAATATCAAGATAAAACCTCAATTAAATACTACCTACTGATTGCCAGTTCAGGAATAATAGGTGGTTGTGCAATGATTCTACCAGGCGTCTCAGGTTCACTTATATTGCTAAGTCTTGGAACTTACAAAGAAATTGTCAACATCATTTCACAACTTAATATAACACTATGCACAATATTTGGAATATCCACAATAATGGGAATAGGAATTACAATACTAATAATCAAAAAAACAATAGACAAACATCTTGTTAAATTTCTTTATTTATCGATAGGTCTAATCTTGGGGTCAATCATACAAATGATATTTGTTATAACAAAACTTAATGTACACCCTACTTTAATGCTAAATCTATCCTTAAGTACTCTATTTATTACAGGAATCTATATAAATAAACTGCTTGAGGATAGATTTAGCAATTTTAAAACTCTAAATACCGAAAACCGGACTTGA
- a CDS encoding sigma-54-dependent transcriptional regulator has product MSKLLVADDEKNIREGIATYLEEEGYFVFTASDGEEALETIENEKIDAIISDLRMPQISGEELLKIVKDKNPNIPFIILTAHGTVDSAVDAMREGAYDFLTKPVDLERLLLIIKRALNGKNDRRHENISQENVIIRKDLNYYERIFGRSLIMQKTLELVKKIAKSKASVLITGESGVGKEIIADAIFDLSNRNDKPFIKVNCAALSESILESELFGHEKGAFTGAISQKKGRFELADKGTIFLDEIVEISPELQVKLLRVLQNKTFERVGGETTMQVDIRLLTATNKNIEEEIKKGRFREDLFYRLNIININIPPLRERKDDIPNLTKTLIKDVASENNREEKSLSNDALKALYAYDWPGNIRELKNVLESALILSKGKQIARDDLPPKIRNNTNQIVKITLPIGISLKEAEKEIIKQTLLHSKNNKSKCAEILKIGRKTLHNKIIEYDIS; this is encoded by the coding sequence ATGAGTAAGCTACTAGTAGCAGACGATGAGAAAAATATACGAGAAGGGATAGCAACTTATCTTGAAGAAGAAGGTTACTTTGTATTTACTGCTAGTGATGGAGAGGAGGCTCTTGAAACAATTGAAAATGAAAAGATTGACGCTATAATATCTGATCTTAGAATGCCTCAAATATCAGGAGAAGAACTACTTAAAATCGTAAAAGATAAAAATCCAAATATACCCTTTATTATTCTTACAGCTCATGGAACCGTAGATTCAGCAGTTGATGCTATGCGAGAAGGTGCTTATGACTTTTTAACAAAACCCGTTGATCTTGAGAGACTATTACTAATAATAAAGCGGGCCTTAAACGGCAAAAATGACAGAAGGCATGAAAACATATCTCAAGAGAATGTCATAATCCGCAAAGATTTAAACTATTATGAACGCATATTTGGAAGATCGCTTATAATGCAAAAAACTTTAGAACTTGTAAAAAAAATCGCAAAATCAAAAGCATCTGTCCTAATAACTGGAGAGAGCGGAGTTGGAAAAGAAATAATAGCGGATGCCATATTTGACTTATCAAATAGAAATGACAAACCCTTCATTAAGGTCAATTGTGCTGCACTCTCTGAGAGCATACTTGAGAGTGAACTCTTTGGACACGAAAAAGGGGCATTTACAGGTGCAATATCTCAAAAAAAAGGTAGATTTGAATTAGCAGATAAAGGAACGATATTTTTAGACGAAATAGTAGAGATATCACCTGAACTCCAAGTAAAACTACTAAGAGTACTTCAAAATAAAACATTCGAGAGAGTAGGCGGAGAGACTACCATGCAAGTTGACATTAGATTATTAACAGCAACAAATAAAAATATTGAAGAAGAAATTAAAAAAGGAAGATTTAGAGAAGATTTATTTTATAGGCTTAATATAATAAATATCAATATCCCACCCTTAAGAGAGAGAAAAGATGACATACCAAATCTAACAAAAACACTAATTAAAGATGTTGCAAGTGAAAATAATAGAGAAGAAAAAAGCCTCTCTAATGATGCACTAAAAGCCCTTTATGCATATGATTGGCCAGGAAATATTAGAGAGCTTAAAAATGTACTCGAAAGTGCCTTAATATTATCTAAGGGAAAACAAATCGCAAGAGATGATCTACCTCCCAAAATTAGAAATAACACAAACCAAATAGTTAAAATAACACTACCAATAGGTATAAGCTTAAAAGAAGCGGAAAAAGAAATAATTAAGCAAACACTCCTACATTCTAAAAACAATAAAAGCAAATGTGCTGAAATACTTAAAATAGGAAGAAAAACATTACACAATAAAATAATAGAGTATGATATAAGCTAA
- the murG gene encoding undecaprenyldiphospho-muramoylpentapeptide beta-N-acetylglucosaminyltransferase, with amino-acid sequence MNTKKRIFFTGGGTGGHVFPGIAIISKLKELDTNIEFFWLGQKGSMEDNIIKEHEYIKFIAIPSGKLRRYFSLQNFTDVFKVIFGIIKSFFIIKKYKPQIIYATGGFVSSPPIIAASLLRVKSITHEMDLDPGLATKINSKFASKIHISFKESTKYFKNKNVLYTGSPIRKEFSNPNPNIITELTQNTKKPIISIFGGSLGAEVLNKLTLNIKNKIDAYFIHQCGKNLDATRENNYLRSQFFNAEEMASIIKFSNIIISRAGAGAIKEFASAGACVIFIPFVKGSRGDQVRNTKILEEQNACLKIDEENLSESQIIDMIKEILTNKEKFDILKNNIKKFHNQDSSNLIANLLLKDFEDINAS; translated from the coding sequence ATGAATACTAAAAAAAGAATATTTTTCACAGGGGGGGGAACAGGGGGGCATGTCTTCCCAGGAATAGCAATAATTTCAAAACTAAAAGAACTTGATACAAATATTGAATTTTTCTGGCTAGGACAAAAAGGCTCAATGGAAGACAACATCATAAAAGAACATGAATACATCAAATTTATTGCAATTCCATCAGGAAAACTTAGAAGATATTTTTCGCTACAAAATTTCACCGATGTTTTTAAGGTCATATTTGGAATAATCAAAAGCTTTTTCATAATAAAAAAGTATAAGCCCCAAATTATATATGCAACTGGCGGTTTTGTATCAAGTCCCCCAATTATTGCGGCAAGCCTACTTAGGGTAAAAAGCATAACCCACGAAATGGATCTTGATCCTGGACTTGCAACAAAAATCAACTCAAAATTCGCAAGCAAAATACATATAAGCTTTAAAGAAAGCACAAAATATTTCAAGAATAAAAATGTTTTATATACAGGATCACCAATAAGAAAAGAATTCTCAAATCCAAATCCAAATATCATAACAGAGTTAACTCAAAATACAAAAAAACCTATAATTAGCATATTTGGAGGCTCTCTTGGAGCAGAAGTTTTAAATAAATTAACACTCAATATCAAAAATAAAATTGATGCATATTTCATCCATCAATGTGGCAAAAATCTAGATGCAACTAGAGAGAATAATTATTTAAGAAGTCAATTTTTTAATGCAGAAGAAATGGCAAGCATAATAAAATTTTCAAATATAATAATAAGCAGAGCAGGAGCAGGGGCTATTAAGGAATTTGCAAGTGCTGGTGCATGTGTAATATTCATTCCATTTGTAAAAGGATCAAGGGGAGATCAAGTCAGAAACACAAAAATATTAGAAGAACAAAATGCATGTTTAAAAATAGATGAAGAAAATTTAAGCGAAAGTCAAATTATAGATATGATAAAAGAAATTCTAACAAATAAAGAAAAGTTCGATATACTAAAAAATAATATAAAAAAATTTCACAATCAAGATTCATCAAACCTAATAGCTAATCTATTGTTAAAAGACTTTGAGGACATAAATGCTAGTTAA
- a CDS encoding NAD(P)/FAD-dependent oxidoreductase, with protein sequence MEYEFAVIGGGIAGSTLTYEILQRKKSVILFDNGDCKATTVAGGLINPIMGRKMNIAWREPEIFAFAIQYYKEMEKNISCNFLKENPIFRPFTTKTQQEELILKMKNDENLKEFILAIKNGKVYDFSNDNDGGILIKGATINTNLYIQTLKKYFIKYNSYIEAEINENEIKANDKFFTINGFKFKKLILTRGHKEKITGFFSYLPFKLAKGEILIIEIQGLHLREIYNRHVSLIPLQDNKFYLGGTYEWETLDTSTNEWAKKELLDKLKKITNLNYKIIQHKAHIRPSTLDREPFLGEHPKHKNIFILNGFGTRGISMAAYLSKNILDYIERKSNLPTYYDIKRYENLYNSLR encoded by the coding sequence ATGGAATATGAATTTGCGGTCATTGGTGGTGGTATCGCTGGGAGTACTTTAACTTACGAAATACTTCAAAGAAAAAAAAGCGTAATTCTCTTTGACAATGGAGATTGCAAGGCAACAACCGTAGCAGGAGGGCTTATTAACCCTATTATGGGAAGAAAAATGAATATTGCTTGGAGAGAACCTGAAATTTTCGCATTTGCAATTCAATACTATAAAGAAATGGAAAAAAATATTAGCTGTAATTTCTTAAAAGAAAATCCTATTTTCAGACCATTTACCACAAAAACACAACAAGAAGAACTGATTTTAAAAATGAAAAATGATGAGAATCTAAAAGAATTCATCCTTGCAATAAAAAATGGAAAAGTATACGATTTTTCTAATGACAATGATGGAGGCATATTAATAAAGGGAGCAACAATAAACACAAATTTATATATACAAACCCTTAAGAAATACTTTATAAAATACAACTCATACATAGAAGCAGAAATTAATGAAAATGAAATTAAAGCAAATGACAAATTTTTTACAATAAATGGATTTAAATTCAAAAAATTAATATTGACAAGAGGACATAAAGAAAAAATTACGGGATTCTTTTCATACCTTCCATTCAAACTAGCAAAAGGAGAAATACTCATCATAGAAATTCAAGGATTACATCTTAGAGAAATTTATAATAGACATGTATCATTAATACCTTTACAAGATAATAAATTTTACCTTGGCGGAACTTACGAATGGGAAACCTTAGATACAAGCACAAATGAATGGGCCAAAAAAGAATTGCTAGACAAGCTTAAAAAAATTACAAACCTAAATTACAAAATAATACAACACAAAGCACATATAAGACCCTCTACACTTGACCGAGAACCCTTCCTTGGTGAACATCCAAAACACAAAAACATATTTATATTAAATGGATTTGGAACAAGAGGAATATCAATGGCAGCATATTTATCTAAAAACATTTTAGATTATATTGAACGCAAATCTAATCTTCCAACTTATTACGATATTAAAAGATATGAAAATTTATATAATTCCTTAAGATAG
- a CDS encoding ATP-dependent Clp protease proteolytic subunit — protein sequence MDFKDMKMQTEIQQSLEFALKSRSIVITGEINKDTSKLFQEKILFLEASDCDKPIFVYIDSEGGDIDAGFAIFNMIRFVKPKVFTIGVGLVASAGALIFLAADSNSRFSLPHARYLLHQPLSGFKGVATDIEIYTNELNKVKSELNDIVAKETGQELNKVEKDTDRDFWLDSESAMQYGLVFKIVTTRLELEKFIS from the coding sequence ATGGATTTTAAAGATATGAAGATGCAGACGGAAATACAGCAATCATTAGAGTTTGCATTAAAGAGTAGATCAATAGTTATTACAGGAGAGATTAATAAAGATACTTCTAAGTTATTTCAGGAAAAAATATTATTTTTAGAAGCATCGGATTGCGATAAGCCGATATTTGTTTACATTGACTCAGAAGGTGGTGATATTGATGCTGGGTTTGCTATTTTTAATATGATACGCTTTGTAAAGCCTAAGGTTTTTACAATTGGAGTTGGACTTGTGGCAAGTGCTGGTGCTTTAATTTTTTTAGCGGCAGATTCAAATAGTAGGTTTTCTTTGCCTCATGCGAGATATTTATTGCATCAACCCTTAAGTGGTTTTAAAGGAGTTGCTACAGATATTGAGATTTACACAAATGAACTTAATAAAGTTAAGAGTGAACTTAATGATATTGTTGCAAAGGAGACGGGGCAGGAACTTAATAAGGTTGAAAAGGATACTGATAGGGATTTTTGGTTGGATAGTGAATCTGCAATGCAATATGGTCTTGTCTTTAAGATTGTTACAACTAGACTTGAGCTTGAAAAATTTATTTCTTAG
- a CDS encoding LysM peptidoglycan-binding domain-containing M23 family metallopeptidase — protein MGKFALLLEVVFFFLQLDYVCSYPVIKNFSNKDPIFHDLRAKIAKYNKRESVPLFIYSYKVKEGDTFFKIANKVNGWQASISTINLLDSPFLRAGQDILIPSKKGLFIFNNKEHRFNNLLLATRDLTKAEKIKVRKNNKIYEFYFFDSMKQPELSFFSSTEMLFFLNSEFIFPLKRFIISSDFGFRPDPFTGMGSFHTGIDLAASMNSLVYCSSYGVVVVVDYNDIYGNFVVVEHKNSIKSLYGHLSSYIVRKGDVLKTGDIIGRVGQTGRSTGPHLHFEILKKDAPINPIKILK, from the coding sequence ATGGGTAAGTTTGCTCTTTTATTAGAAGTTGTTTTTTTTTTCTTGCAGCTTGATTATGTCTGTTCTTACCCTGTTATAAAAAATTTTTCCAATAAAGATCCTATTTTTCATGATCTTAGGGCAAAAATTGCTAAATATAATAAGAGAGAAAGTGTTCCTTTATTTATTTATTCATATAAAGTTAAAGAAGGTGATACTTTTTTTAAGATTGCAAATAAGGTAAATGGTTGGCAAGCTAGTATTTCGACAATTAATTTACTAGATTCTCCTTTTTTAAGGGCAGGACAAGATATCTTAATTCCTAGTAAAAAAGGTCTTTTCATTTTTAATAACAAGGAACATAGATTTAATAATTTACTTTTAGCAACAAGAGATTTAACAAAGGCAGAAAAGATAAAGGTTAGAAAGAATAATAAGATTTATGAGTTTTATTTTTTTGATTCTATGAAGCAACCAGAGTTGAGTTTTTTCTCAAGTACAGAAATGCTTTTCTTTTTAAATTCTGAGTTTATTTTCCCTTTAAAGAGATTTATTATTAGCTCTGATTTTGGATTTAGACCAGATCCCTTTACTGGTATGGGAAGTTTTCATACAGGTATAGATCTTGCAGCATCAATGAATTCTTTGGTTTATTGTTCATCTTATGGTGTTGTAGTTGTAGTTGACTATAATGATATTTATGGCAATTTTGTTGTGGTTGAACATAAAAACAGTATTAAATCTCTTTATGGGCATCTTAGTTCTTACATTGTAAGGAAAGGGGATGTTCTAAAAACAGGGGATATTATTGGTAGGGTAGGTCAAACTGGCCGTTCAACAGGTCCCCATCTGCATTTTGAAATATTGAAAAAAGATGCACCCATTAATCCTATTAAGATTTTAAAGTAG
- a CDS encoding CvpA family protein — translation MLVNDPFKITGIVDILIIIIFISLGLRGFLRGFIKEIAGFFEIFTLIFLLYNKTNDFKILISPILDLSYVQALLVFFLVIHIGFLILQALIESIISHLKLLFFNRMLGLILGLFEAFGIIAIVVYIIYSQQIFNPNYFLEGSKFLEYLNPGINYLFKISKTQ, via the coding sequence ATGCTAGTTAACGATCCTTTCAAAATAACTGGTATAGTCGACATACTAATAATAATAATTTTTATATCACTAGGACTTAGAGGATTTTTAAGGGGGTTTATCAAAGAAATTGCTGGATTTTTTGAGATTTTTACTTTAATATTTTTACTTTACAACAAAACCAATGATTTTAAAATATTAATATCGCCTATTCTTGATTTATCATATGTTCAAGCACTATTAGTATTCTTTCTAGTAATACACATAGGATTTTTAATATTGCAAGCACTAATTGAATCAATAATAAGTCATCTTAAACTATTATTTTTCAACAGGATGCTCGGACTAATACTTGGGTTATTTGAGGCCTTTGGCATAATTGCAATTGTAGTGTATATAATTTATTCTCAACAGATCTTTAATCCCAACTACTTTTTAGAAGGAAGCAAATTTCTTGAATATCTCAATCCCGGTATAAACTATCTTTTTAAAATATCAAAAACACAGTAA
- a CDS encoding two-component system sensor histidine kinase NtrB, with translation MSKFLKKTLTKLNKLSSDQKLKFIQDIYKKIEIYDGIFASINEGILVLDKLNNIIYLNKMLFQILAISPKYKLETLKDIQIPTLTNLIEELATNEDKIIGFEVQVSTNIYIKISFMPYVIDQKLEGNIILIEDIKDKKHKEELFRRAEALAAFTRHARNIAHEIKNPLGAIDINLQLLKKELDRQGIKSIKANNYFKIIKEEINRMDKTVTDFLLTVRPIKIIPEKKDITDIIKSVYNLLNPELRNKDIKFILNLKKVSLVLIDEKLIRQVIINIVKNAEEALLESNKKIKRIEISIHENEEKIYINIKDNGNGIKNETKDDIFKPQFSTKESGSGIGLTISYKIVKEHGGEIFVESKEMKGTSFTITLPKLNTGKILIEGCLENE, from the coding sequence ATGAGCAAATTTTTAAAAAAAACTTTGACCAAATTAAATAAATTATCAAGCGATCAAAAGCTTAAGTTTATTCAAGACATCTATAAAAAAATAGAAATATATGACGGTATTTTTGCATCCATTAATGAAGGGATTCTGGTACTTGATAAACTTAATAACATAATTTACCTAAACAAAATGCTATTTCAAATTCTAGCCATAAGTCCTAAATACAAATTAGAAACCCTTAAAGATATTCAAATTCCAACTCTAACAAACCTAATAGAAGAATTAGCAACAAATGAAGATAAAATAATAGGATTTGAGGTACAAGTTTCAACAAACATATATATTAAAATATCATTTATGCCATATGTAATAGATCAAAAACTTGAAGGAAATATTATTTTAATTGAAGATATTAAAGACAAAAAACATAAAGAAGAACTTTTCAGAAGAGCTGAGGCTTTAGCCGCCTTTACAAGACATGCAAGAAATATTGCACATGAGATCAAAAATCCGCTAGGAGCAATTGATATAAATTTACAACTACTCAAAAAGGAACTAGATAGACAAGGTATCAAAAGTATAAAAGCAAATAATTACTTCAAAATAATAAAAGAAGAAATAAATAGAATGGACAAAACTGTAACAGATTTTTTATTAACAGTTAGACCAATAAAAATAATACCAGAAAAGAAAGATATTACTGATATTATAAAAAGCGTCTATAATTTATTAAATCCAGAATTAAGAAATAAAGATATTAAATTCATACTCAACTTAAAAAAAGTAAGTCTTGTATTAATCGATGAGAAACTCATAAGGCAAGTAATAATTAACATAGTAAAAAATGCAGAAGAAGCACTACTTGAATCAAATAAAAAAATAAAAAGAATAGAAATTTCTATCCACGAAAACGAAGAAAAAATATACATTAATATTAAAGATAATGGAAATGGAATAAAAAATGAAACAAAAGATGATATATTCAAGCCTCAATTCAGCACAAAAGAAAGTGGAAGTGGCATAGGACTCACTATTTCTTATAAAATAGTTAAAGAACATGGGGGTGAAATTTTTGTGGAAAGTAAAGAGATGAAAGGAACATCTTTTACAATTACACTTCCAAAATTAAACACAGGTAAAATTCTAATTGAAGGATGTTTAGAGAATGAGTAA
- a CDS encoding pyridoxamine kinase: protein MKRVLAMHDISTMGRTSLTMCIPVISSFNMQVCPFVTAVLSATTAYNEFEIIDLTNNLEKFIYSWKDQNESFDIFYSGFLGSNNQQKIIENMFKLFKFEKIIIDPVFADNGILYPTFDKKIVSGFRSLIKHADIITPNITELKMLAKTEDIKNKDEIIKAILSLEINGIIVVTSVEKENLIGTVAYNTKTKEYKEIFLEKLEQNFGGTGDLFASLLIGYLEKWEIEYALEKATKVIHSIIKYSIENNTSKKEGIQIEQFLKNIF from the coding sequence GTGAAACGAGTATTAGCTATGCATGATATTTCAACTATGGGTCGAACATCACTTACAATGTGCATACCAGTCATATCATCATTCAATATGCAAGTTTGTCCATTTGTAACTGCTGTTCTCTCAGCAACAACAGCTTACAATGAATTTGAAATAATAGATTTAACAAATAACCTAGAAAAGTTTATTTATTCTTGGAAAGATCAAAATGAAAGTTTTGATATATTCTATAGTGGATTTCTTGGAAGCAATAACCAACAAAAAATAATAGAAAATATGTTCAAGCTATTTAAATTTGAAAAAATAATAATTGATCCTGTCTTTGCAGACAATGGCATACTCTACCCTACTTTTGACAAAAAAATAGTAAGTGGATTTAGAAGCCTAATAAAACATGCAGATATCATAACGCCTAATATCACAGAACTGAAAATGCTAGCTAAAACTGAAGATATAAAAAATAAGGATGAAATAATAAAAGCAATATTAAGTCTTGAAATAAATGGAATAATCGTAGTTACAAGTGTAGAAAAGGAAAATCTTATAGGCACTGTTGCTTATAATACAAAAACAAAAGAATATAAAGAGATCTTTTTAGAAAAATTAGAACAAAACTTCGGTGGAACAGGGGATTTATTTGCAAGTCTACTAATAGGATACCTGGAAAAATGGGAGATAGAATATGCTTTAGAAAAAGCAACTAAAGTAATTCATTCAATAATAAAATATTCTATTGAAAACAATACTTCTAAAAAAGAAGGTATTCAAATTGAGCAATTTTTAAAAAATATTTTCTAA